The genomic DNA TCGCTTCTTGCATCCTGTGGTAAGGTTCCAATCCTTGAGAAGACTTGTATTGACCATAAGCCTTGCGAGACTATCGTGACGATGAAATTCGAGAGCGACACGCGAATTATGACCCTGTCAGTTACATACTGAGTCACATGGGCGAGTGCCAGTAGACCGAACCTCCCTACACCTTGAATATCAGTTTTGGCGGAGAGCCGCAGCTTCTTAAGGTGCTCACAGCACGTATGGAGGAGATGGGAAGGGTTCCCAACTCCCTTATCGCACATGCAAGCGACGAGGACGGCTGTCACTGTAAAACACGACCAAATTAGCATCTGCCAATTGAGATTCATCTCTACGCTATTTTGATACCTTGATTCGTCCAGAGAAGACCGCGTTATACGATGTCAGGGCGTAAACCATCGAGTGAATCTACCAGACCCGTAGCCATGATTGTTCGGAACTATTGCCCCAACACTAGACATCCAATCAATCGGGAAGAAATACTATACCGCTGAATATAAGCACATCCTGAGTTTTGGAAGTTTTATCCAAGCAAGCTCCCACATACGGTCCAGTGTTTGACAACAACTACACATCAGCCGCATATCACAGGAAATAGCCACACACACCACAATCCAAAATGTTACCAGGTTTATCTGAAACATTTAGGAGATGCCAATCATTACTCTAGTGATCGATAGCCTGCCGGCGTCCCGGTTTAGATCAAGTGAGCCCGGGTGGTCCTCCAGGCTTGGCGGCCGCACAGGCGTTGTCCAGTGTTGTCATACGCGTCTCTGAATGTTGCTGTTCTCTCCCGCAGGCTCCAGATAATATCCAGTAATACTACGCGTTCGGTTTGCGTCTCTCTGATCGGGTGTGGTCTATCGTCCTTTCCATTTACCGATTCTCTCGCTCGCAGGTGTCGACTTCGGGGGTTGGTGCTAAGGCCTCCACAACAAACACGTCGAATGGCTCTAGTTACACCCACCACCTTCCATCGGCTGATTTTCGCGTCTGCGTGAGAGCGGGCTTCAAGGCCATCGGAGCCGCGGTGCGTGTCGTTAGATCTATACTTGTTTTTGCTAGTTACTCACGTAAGCTCCGGCGAGTGCCGCAACATCCCACCCTGCCCCATGTACCCCCTCTTTATCTTATCAAATGTAAACTAACAGGCCCTGAAAGGGTTTTCCTAGACTACCACTCTCCCACGCGAAAACATATGAGCGATGCTCCACCCACGCGACGTAAGCGACCGCCATGACGGCGCCGGCCTGTTCGGATAGGGCGCATGGCTCCCTCTCCACTCATACGATGTCTAAGCGAACGTTTGAGTATCACAAAGTGGTGCTACCCTTGGTTGGGCTGATTGCAGGGCAGGGGCTCAACATACAACACCGGCGCAGAGGGTGCTTGGGTAGTGGACAATTATTGTTATTGGGCATAACTTGCTTAGAGCCTTGTCGGGGAACTGCTGGCAAAGGCTAACCTGTGTCATCCTATGCTCATGAAGTTGTAGCATACCATCAGGGACATTGGTCATGACTTCAGTGACAACAAAAGTATATAGGACAACGCGACATGCAAGGGCGACGCCGGAAGTCTTTGAAACTTCCTGCTCTGGTGGAATCTGTCTTCCATGATTCTGTAGAAATAGAACGCACATGCATTGCTCTGACCTCTTGCTACCCGTGAAGAAAGTGTGACATGTATGTTGAGGTCCTGCACCTTTCAAAACAAAGGGAAGATGCTCCGCGCATGCTGCACTGCATATATTGGGCTGAAGATTTGAGTTGATACATGGCTACATATCTGGAGAATCTGACCCTAGTATGACACCCTCCGCGTGTATTTGCAAACGGCAGTGCAGCCTCTACTCCAACGATGCCGACAGCCACTTTATTGCTACCTTTAGAGGATTTCATGGCTGTAGAACGCCATAGATGAAAGTGAAGTGACAAAGCTTGTTTGTGGATGTTCTCCTGACGCGAGAACACGAGAAGACGCGTCGTTGAGTAGTTGTGATTGTTGTTTTGCTCGCTGGGAGTGTTGAAAGATGATAGGCCCTGGTGAGAACATTGTTGCTCGGAGTTCCTAGTCACATCTCCTATCTCTCAGGTTCTCTCGTTGTATTCTTGCCGCTGCCGCCGTTCGCGTTAGCCACATCGCCCGTAAGATCCGGAGAGTCTGAAGTCTCAGGTTGAGATGTCGATTTGGCGGCAAGCTCTTTCTCTATTGCACCATTAGTTGACCGGGAACGCTTCGAGACTGTGGAGATACTGACTAGCTCTCCTTAGGCTCGCATCGAGCGGCACCCATCTCCACCCAGAACGGTTGCTGGGGAACATGTCGGTATCTAGGTAGTGTTTGAGGACGTGTAAAGGACTAGCCTTGGGAATTCTGAGCTTATAGGCTGATATGATTCTACCAAACAGTATCCTTGAAGGTAACAATGAGATGAGCGACTCTTGAGTAGTGGGTGAAATGAGACGGTGGGATTAAGCGAGTCGGGGTAGGGTGGTCGGGGCCACCAGATGCTCAGCCTCGCGGACGCCTGATAGACCTGGGAAGAAGCCAACAGCATGAGTTACCCTGGAGGGATAATGAAGGGTTGCCTATTCTCAGGCCGTTGCTTCTAGTGCTCTAGGAGCGATGAGACTTACACGAAAGACGGCTAGCCTCGCACAGTTGCTGTTACTCAAGCGGCGAGCCGTCACGGCGTGGCACCATGCATCATTTTATAGAGTTGGCTGTTAATTATGTCGCGACGCTTTTATGGTAGTTCTGTCTCGTAGTCACTGAAGAAGCTTTATGTAAGGACAAAGCGTAATCAGAAGTGGAAGGATAGCAAATGATTGCAAGTTGATTTGGATTGAGCCTGTGGTACTATGATCGTGATTTCTGTGGGGTGCTAAGGTTATCAATGACTCGCGAACGTACTTGATGCTGCAGGAGCACCTGATGCCCCTAGTCTCTTTTAGTCTTAGTCAAGGGTGGACGCGTTCACCGCTCGGCTCGACCTCGCATCCTCCACTTCAACCACAACACAGCTCACTGAGCGTCATGTTACTCGCTTGTAATGCCGACAAAAAACACCATCGTCTGGAAGTATCTGTTTTCTCTTTAGTACTTGCATGAGCAAGAGACAGTAACGATTCGCAGACTTACGCAATCACCATCATGAACACAGGCATTGTTTCAGAACCCATCCCCCCTGCCGAAGCAACGATAAGTAGACAGAAAAACGGCATGATCACAATCCGCTGCGTTTGGTTCTCGATGCTGTTGAAGATGGCGATTGGAGCAATTAGTAGCAATATCGCTAACACGTAGACGAAGGCCCTGGAAATGCCGCGGAGAGTCTCGACCGAGACGAAGTCGTAGCTATACTCTGCTTTGGTATTTCCAGTATCGTCGTTCGAGTTTGCGGCTTCCTCGTCGTTCTTTCCAATCCAGTTTCCACGCAGATACGCTGGTATCCATCGCAAGACGGTTTTGGACGGCCAGCCGATGTGGTTGTTTAGTGGATTAATGACAAAATTCAACACGAACCGCGTCGTGGGATCTAGGCCATCGTCATGAAGGGCGGCTAGATGGGACGGTATAGGTTTTCCCTCCTGACCATACATCGAAGCCATTTCCCCGTTGGCGGCGCGCATATTAAGCTCGTCAACTCGGCTATATGTGCGATACCATTCCATGTAGAGCTTTGAGGGTGGATGAACCGAGCTCATCCTCTTTGCGGCCTTTGCAACATCATCTTCCGAACTCGTTAGCCATTATTGGGACGCGGCAACTAATTTGTACACACCGAAGCGAAGAAGAGCGTCGACCAGGGGTTCCATCACACTTGCGTAATCATGCTCTTGTGGACTCATTCCAGCTTTTGAATTCTCCTCAAGAAACAGCTGGTAAGCTCGCGCACACCGATGGACTTTGCTTTCCATATACGCGATGGTCGTTTGGAATTCCTTGCTAAACCTTTCATGCACTGCGGCTCGAGGAACGTTTGCAATCATCTCGAAGAGCTTATCGTGACTGCGCATCGCCATAATGCGGTCCTTTGTGGAAGGTGGGTTGCGAGCGGGATTAGAGCTGAGATTGTTCATCATTGCGGAGGATTGGATAGCAAAGCGGCGTGACCCTCAAAAAGAACACGGCGTAATTGGGAAGTAAATTTTTGCTCAAGCTGGGAAACCGACGGCTGTATTAATGTGTCCCAGTCACCCGCGGGAACATGGCCCCCATTCGATCACCAGAGGCTCCTTGCCAGTCTTTTCGCATCGTCAGCTTCAACATGCGCTGTCAGACAGACCCTCCATTACAGAATGTCGCAATGAAAGGCTGCATATGCACACCCCAGGATTGGGTGATCCAACGGACGAAGCTTCACCACACCGCCAGAGACCGATTCCGCAACCCGCTCCAGGAAGTCCATTCACCGGTCATGCAACTCCAAATCCGCTGATAGTCTCAGCAATGAGACCATCGACTGAGAGAACCGCATGCAAAGTACAGCTGCGACTAATGCTGTTGACTAGTCAAGGCTTGCCGCTTTCGCGCTGTCATTGCTTTCAGCCGGCTGTGCTGTAGAGTGTCAACGACGAAGGATTCGAGATGGTGTGCGGGCATACGCCCCCAGTACACGGTTTGTGAGAAGCTGGGCGTTGGCACACCATCTCAGACATGGCTCGGCCCTCTCGCGCAGGTATGTCGGGAATGTATCATGGTCTCGAGAGGCGCAACGAAGAATCAAGGTTCGTGGCTAAGAGGGAAGCAGCTTTCGAGCTTGGGGCTCTTGCTGATCAACAAGCGAGCCTTGAAATCGCCCGAGGAAGCCGCGAAAACCCATCGACCCCGCTATACCAAACAATCATCACGATCTCACTTTTCATCATTGACACTTACTCATGGCGACTGCCGACTGGTCAAAACATGGCGCGCGTGCATCGCGAGGTCGCAAGACACCCAAGTAGCGGTTGCAGCGCGATCAAGGGCCCGGCTGTACGGGGCTGGCCTCAATTCGCTACCATACCGCCGTGCCACTGATACGCTGTCGCGTTATCAGATGACTCTGGCGCGCAGCAGTACATGTTGTGCGACAGCTGTTAGGCAGACTGACGGCGTCTATCAGAGCTGAGCACCCACGACGACGCCTCCTTTCGGTATGATCTCCATGACAACTGGATGAGAAGCCCTGCACTAGGAAGAGCACCGTAAATACCACCATCATACCGGTGTAGAAGATGCTGGTATATCGCTACAGCCAGAACGGATCCATCGGCTTGGATGAACAGCGCAGACAACCATCAGACAAACAGAACTCTAATAATACCTTTCAGCAACAATTCTTGGACGCGCCAATCTGTAAGTCTTGTGTGTTTTGGTTGTTGGCCGGGTAGGATTGGTCACTGTGGTCGCATACACCGCTTCGTTGCAGTTCTCAGCCTTGCCAATTGACACCCATGTACAGAAGGATTGAGGCTCATGATATCACTCGACAGCGCGTTGTCGCTTCCTTGACCGCAAGTCCAAATCTCCGTATGCCCCGCGATTCCGTCGAGTTGTAACGACAGACGTCTGCAGTTGTCACTGGAAACTGCCAGATGCTCGGAAGCAGCGGGCGTCAACTCGTGATCAGAATGAATAGGTCACGTGATTACCAAGGAGCCTTTCCAGCCTTGTTCGACTACTTCTTCTCTGCCAACATGGCTTTCTGACGTGCCAGAAAAACTGGAGAAGCATCCCGCGTGACTCGCCGAAAGCTTCCAATGCTGTCCGACTATGATTTACTCTCACTTAGCCATGTACGCGATACAAAAAGCACTAATGTTTAGCACACTAGAACATAGCACCCATATAGATTCCAAATCTGTTCTTTCCCTCTAAAGAAACGTTAGCGAAAGGTGCTAGAATATATCTACCAatgtcggatcgtgagtatcggtagagacgtcggctgctggacacttcggcccgacttcggcccaccttgcgcagagcttaggtataccttcgtagcagctgtgttcgtaataaatcaatcaccatcaccgaacagaatgcattcctagttatcgttatttcctttcagcactagtgctatagaccttccaacactgatcagtgattgcttaaggcgatcacagacagcaaggtagaagagacagaccgcatcttcgacgaactccctgacgcacgacgttatactcccgggagaagattctgtgctaagaacagagcgaggcagagataacaCGAAGCACTCTTAACCTccctctacagctgctggTTTAGCCTAATCCGCGAACACAgagcgcgtcagcaacgcaatacaactcaaccgtacgagcgtctccggacgatccgatcacgtacaacaacaagcgcTGGCACGACTAACCAGCGAGacaacaacaccgacaacgCGTCAACACCCGCTAGCAAGATGGCGGATAACCAAAGCGAAATAAGCTCTGCAGACTCTGCTGAAGCTCAGAATCAACTACAGAATGAGCAATCAGAACACCTCTTAGACTCACCATGGGCCAAATTTACCGCGGAACAACTTATGGAAAactgtccatacacagtTGCACTCAAGGTCATCAATACAGCTCTCTGGGGCGTACCCGCACCGGCGGACGCAAACGAGACACACGCAACAACGTGGGTCGCTAAagctatccacgactacaatgtgtcaatggcctgggacgatgacctcttcattgactacaaatgggactttgaaggatggacgaAGGAGCTATTTAGCAAGGTTGAGCGTGGTACACTAAGGTCTCTTAAGAGTGTGCTACGACACCGGGgagtatacactggcaacaATCACGCCAGGGTGGCGGACTCTCTCTACAACATTCTAGGTATAGAGAATACTCTTGAATGGGAACCAGCagagtttcgagccatgaaATTCGACCAACAGTCCGAAGCGTACCAGCGCCAGCAGAGCAATAAACGCCAACAGGACACTCAGCACACAGTCTATCcagctgtacaacaaccaccgcaagtacaacaaccgccgcaattacaacaaccgccgcaattacaacaaccgccgcaattacaacagcCACCGCAAGTACCACAGCCGTCGCAATTACAACGACCGTCGCAGGGCGAGCAACAagagcagtatagagtgagacaaggcgtccAGAGCCGTTCCCAAACAATAGAGCCACAACAGCCGCTACACATGAGCGGTACGCTAGAAGGGCCTCAGCATCGACAACTGTGGGAGCAGGCCGCGCAGCCGCAACAAGGGCGTGCGCAACTACAGACACGGCCGCCAGCGACTGCATATCGCGAAGTCACGCCATTTCCGCAACAGCCAACGAACCGCGTCCCTAACAGACCACCCGAACTACCATAcgacccgtacaagacgctaccgccgcgatggtccCGCAACGATCGACTCGACGCTaatacgatcacgcagttctctaagctatgggacaatagcaacaagtatacagggaatgcgtacgatctcctagacgataagatcaagatcttcttcagcatctgctggcaggtagatatccaagaagagcagtttcacgcagtgtttccccgtatccttaccggacgtgcagagacattctacatacaggttgtagagagagatgacagctttgctgatgcgtacatggcaatcaaaaaccacttcgaccatgacgtccatcaccagcactactacacagactggacgactacaaccttcgctcgcacccgcacagagaaccccgacaagggactacacgaggttctgcagatcctgcttgacaagctgcagctatgccagcgtgcccttggcaagaactttgagggcgaggatgccctacgtaccactgtcatcaatgcctgccgaggagtaccagagcttgagatggcactgttcaaaccagccacaatctgtgaaggactcttctcagaCCTACGTTCTGCAGTTGAGACACACCTTGCACGGCAACACACTGCCCAGATGGTCACAGAGGACCAATATTACTTAGAtcgccgatacaacggcaatAGAAGAATCCGAGGTggatctcgaggtggaggaggattcagaggcggatccagaggagcatatcgaggaggcgagcagcgcgacgacaacggacgaggattcaagccacgctggaggaagaaatgctttgtttgccagaaggaaggatgctggtctaccaaccacacagacgaagagcgcaaggctgcccgtacacagttcttctctacgctatactttacaggtACACAGCcccaaggacttctccgtacatcttgcagaatacgaagggatcgagcacactagccagtacaatcagagaggctggagagaggaggaagactgcgaggatgacgacgatgacgacgtcgcggaagcaTACCTTGAACAGCAGTTTTTCacggagcaatgccttgcagatcaggcgttcttgcaccacatctctggcgacgacgtataccgccaagacgcgccatcagcgccagcgtcACAGTTCCTGCTTGAAGACCGCTACACAAGATCTGTGTACCAAGGGATCCTAccggatacaggcgctgccaaCGTATCCACAGTTGGCAAGGAGCAGTACCTTGCACTCACAAGGGAAGATCCTACAGTTAGGATGGATACGTCTACAGCAGGAAAGGCATCTATCAAATTCGGCAAGGGCGAGGCTACGTCATCTATTGGCACTGCACAGGTCTCTACAGACATTGGGACGATCAACTTTGAGGTGCTTGACGcacctacaccattcttattgtgccttgcagacatggacagGTTAAAGGTCTACTTTAACAACACCACAGATGAGCTAGTCCAGGGTGACGTACACATCCCTGTaattcgcaaatggggacatccttggttccatctgaacaaaagagagagagcaactgTGTTCCTGACAGAGACAGAGTtgcgacggctccatcgacgatttggacacccagctgtcaCGCGACTTGTCAAGCTCTTAAAGGatgctggccataacgacttcgaagaaagaaccctagaagaagtcactaagttctgccaccactgccagctccacagctccgcaccgcgccgattcaaattcactctcaaggatgatcaccacttcaactatgagatcctggtggatgtgatgtacctgagcaacaaacctgtactgcatgtggtcgattcctcaacagcgtttcaaggcgcgaggttccttagcgctatctcagctaaagaaacatggcaagcactgcggatactatggatcgacacgtATCAAGGACCACCAGACATTATCACGCATGACGCAGGCACTAACTTTGCAAGCACAGAGttccgcgcagaagcaaagatcatgggagtcacatgcaagcaagtacctacggaggcgcactggtctatcggcaaaactgagaggtaccatgcacctctacgccgcgcatgggacatactctatgcagaactcactgacactatgtccgacgacgcgattctccagatggctgtgaaggctgtcaacgatactgctggcCCCGATGGACTAGTCCCGACGCTACTGGTCTTTGGAgcgtacccacgaatgactgcaGAGTCACCGCCATCCCCGTCAATGGTCAagcgcagcgaggctattcaaaaggcgacgaaagccctaCGCAAGATCACGGCAGAGCaccaagttgcagacgccttgaacacccgcaatggaccagccactgcagacatgctcgcgctcccactccagagcgaagtcttagtatggagagagagtgatggctggaatggcccgtacaagatcgccagtacagATGGCCACAACGTCACTGTTGACATGGTCAATGGTCCAACGACATTCAGATCCACTGTCgtcaagccatactacagaccgGACCACCTTTGGAGCGACCccgatgcgccacacgcgccgaatgagccgcatgagccggtagcagtaccaccggcagtgcaaccacgcaggagaggccgccctccagggtcaaagaacaagcggaaggcgcacgcgtacatcaccaagaaggagcaggacgatcttgagctagctatcaagctacgaAACGATGGAGTGATCACAACCTCAGGCGCCCCCTTTGAagcgtctgatgaccaagagatcagcgacctcgtaggtcgtggagtctttaaatttgagcaatacgacgagaggctacacagcaagatccggatcttcaagtcacgcctagtacgtgaggtcaagggaaagacaaccaagccctatgagaaatcccgcctagttatccaaggctaccaggaCCACGGCAAGGAGACTATTCTGACG from Pyrenophora tritici-repentis strain M4 chromosome 8, whole genome shotgun sequence includes the following:
- a CDS encoding Med15 multi-domain protein; the encoded protein is MADNQSEISSADSAEAQNQLQNEQSEHLLDSPWAKFTAEQLMENCPYTVALKVINTALWGVPAPADANETHATTWVAKAIHDYNVSMAWDDDLFIDYKWDFEGWTKELFSKVERGTLRSLKSVLRHRGVYTGNNHARVADSLYNILGIENTLEWEPAEFRAMKFDQQSEAYQRQQSNKRQQDTQHTVYPAVQQPPQVQQPPQLQQPPQLQQPPQLQQPPQVPQPSQLQRPSQGEQQEQYRVRQGVQSRSQTIEPQQPLHMSGTLEGPQHRQLWEQAAQPQQGRAQLQTRPPATAYREVTPFPQQPTNRVPNRPPELPYDPYKTLPPRWSRNDRLDANTITQFSKLWDNSNKYTGNAYDLLDDKIKIFFSICWQVDIQEEQFHAVFPRILTGRAETFYIQVVERDDSFADAYMAIKNHFDHDVHHQHYYTDWTTTTFARTRTENPDKGLHEVLQILLDKLQLCQRALGKNFEGEDALRTTVINACRGVPELEMALFKPATICEGLFSDLRSAVETHLARQHTAQMVTEDQYYLDRRYNGNRRIRGGSRGGGGFRGGSRGAYRGGEQRDDNGRGFKPRWRKKCFVCQKEGCWSTNHTDEERKAARTQFFSTLYFTGTQPQGLLRTSCRIRRDRAH